The following proteins come from a genomic window of Companilactobacillus pabuli:
- the dusB gene encoding tRNA dihydrouridine synthase DusB, translating to MEWKIGNVTIPNQIVVAPMAGVTNSAFRVTAREFGAGLVVCEMISGEGIKYHNAKTLGMLFVDPKEHPVSIQVFGGNTETLVNAARFVAENTGADIIDINMGCPVKKVTKTGAGSTWLQDPDKLYKAVKAVSSAIDKPLTVKMRTGWDSDHILAVENALAAQEAGASAIAMHGRTKAQMYSGHSDWELLHEVAQRISIPFMGNGDVKTPQDAKYMLDQVGADAVMVGRAVLGNLWRLNAMNHYLETGELLPEPTVAEKINIAKLQLQRLVDLKGEHVGVPEFRQQAAYYLKGIPRAVRTRAKVMEEDSMQAVFDTLDQFVESYEAREAKSTKNQ from the coding sequence ATGGAATGGAAAATAGGCAATGTGACGATACCAAACCAAATCGTCGTTGCCCCAATGGCGGGTGTTACTAATTCAGCCTTTCGGGTGACAGCAAGAGAATTTGGCGCCGGTCTGGTCGTTTGTGAAATGATCAGTGGCGAAGGTATCAAATATCATAATGCTAAAACTTTAGGCATGCTTTTCGTCGATCCCAAGGAACATCCCGTAAGCATTCAAGTTTTTGGAGGCAATACAGAAACCTTAGTCAATGCGGCTAGATTTGTGGCTGAGAATACTGGTGCTGATATTATTGATATTAATATGGGATGTCCGGTCAAGAAAGTTACTAAAACAGGTGCTGGTTCTACATGGTTACAAGATCCTGACAAGTTATACAAGGCAGTTAAAGCAGTCAGTTCAGCAATTGACAAGCCGTTGACCGTAAAAATGCGCACTGGCTGGGATAGTGATCATATCTTAGCTGTTGAAAATGCTTTGGCGGCTCAAGAAGCTGGTGCCAGTGCTATTGCCATGCATGGTCGAACCAAAGCTCAAATGTATTCTGGACATTCTGATTGGGAACTTCTACATGAAGTAGCCCAACGAATTTCAATCCCTTTTATGGGAAATGGTGATGTTAAAACGCCACAAGATGCTAAATACATGTTAGATCAAGTTGGAGCCGATGCAGTGATGGTTGGACGAGCAGTCTTGGGTAACTTGTGGAGATTGAATGCTATGAACCACTATTTGGAAACTGGCGAGCTTTTGCCAGAACCAACTGTGGCAGAAAAAATTAATATAGCTAAACTTCAACTCCAACGTCTGGTAGACTTAAAAGGTGAGCATGTTGGTGTTCCAGAATTTCGTCAACAAGCAGCATATTATCTAAAGGGGATTCCCCGTGCAGTTAGAACTCGTGCTAAAGTAATGGAAGAAGACTCCATGCAAGCAGTGTTCGATACGCTAGATCAATTTGTTGAAAGTTATGAAGCAAGAGAAGCGAAATCTACAAAAAATCAGTAG
- the hslO gene encoding Hsp33 family molecular chaperone HslO, with product MTDTLTKAVSTNGKFRAYVVNATQTVQEAQKRHDTWRNSSAALGRTLIGSMLVATSTLKEDEVLTTRIQGNGPVGAIVVDANAKGYVKGYITNPHISLKAREDGHINVKAAVGTDGTLSITKDLHLKAPFTGSVPLVSGEIGMDFAYYMAKSEQIPSAIGVSVFVTPNETVGAAGGFLVQTLPGASDKDIAKIEANLKTIPNLSTLLNEGLSNKDIMEKVMNGIEMKYLEEMPVGFKCDCSKERFSKSLATLQKSELENMIKENHGAEAVCKFCGNKYQFSEADLKEIIAQQG from the coding sequence ATGACAGATACATTAACAAAAGCTGTTTCAACTAACGGTAAGTTTAGAGCTTACGTTGTTAATGCCACACAAACCGTTCAAGAAGCTCAAAAAAGACACGACACTTGGAGAAATTCTAGTGCTGCTCTTGGAAGAACTTTGATTGGTTCAATGCTTGTTGCAACGTCAACTTTGAAAGAAGACGAAGTATTAACAACTCGTATTCAAGGCAATGGCCCAGTTGGTGCAATTGTGGTCGATGCTAACGCTAAAGGTTATGTCAAAGGTTATATTACTAACCCACATATCAGTTTGAAGGCTAGAGAAGACGGTCATATTAATGTCAAGGCAGCTGTTGGAACAGACGGTACTTTGAGCATTACTAAAGACTTACATCTAAAAGCTCCTTTTACTGGTTCAGTTCCTTTGGTTTCAGGAGAAATCGGTATGGACTTTGCTTACTATATGGCCAAATCTGAACAAATTCCTTCAGCAATTGGTGTTTCAGTTTTTGTGACACCTAATGAAACTGTTGGTGCAGCTGGTGGCTTCTTGGTCCAAACACTTCCTGGTGCAAGTGATAAAGATATTGCCAAAATTGAAGCTAATCTGAAGACTATTCCTAATTTGTCAACATTGCTGAATGAAGGTTTGAGCAACAAGGACATCATGGAAAAAGTCATGAATGGTATTGAAATGAAGTATTTGGAAGAAATGCCAGTTGGATTCAAATGCGATTGTTCTAAAGAAAGATTTTCTAAATCATTAGCAACCTTACAAAAATCAGAATTAGAGAATATGATCAAAGAAAATCATGGTGCTGAAGCAGTTTGCAAATTCTGTGGTAACAAATATCAATTTAGTGAAGCCGATCTAAAAGAAATTATTGCCCAACAAGGTTAA